One Pyrococcus furiosus DSM 3638 genomic region harbors:
- a CDS encoding helix-turn-helix transcriptional regulator, producing the protein MKKAIILLLLLLLPVVSAQKVKVVVYDDGYCLVKIVMNVTPGRFVIPLPVYEFSELSAKLNEKEVPLFLEDGEFVVYPTTNGTLEVEFLTPELTSKEGRVWTVHLPFNYSAEVILPEDSVIVGLSGIPLSISENSIKMPPGEQYINYVFPHKEEVITITETNTQVVTETNWGSVLLAFVGGVAIGASPILFSKKKRVKTIATGEISIEELSEKFNLNEDEKSVILYLSDRGGRAKQAEIRNDLGLPRTTAWRLLKD; encoded by the coding sequence ATGAAGAAGGCAATAATTTTGCTTTTACTCCTCTTATTACCAGTAGTCTCAGCTCAAAAGGTTAAAGTTGTTGTATACGATGACGGATATTGTTTAGTTAAGATAGTGATGAATGTAACTCCTGGGAGATTTGTAATTCCCCTTCCAGTGTATGAATTCTCAGAATTAAGTGCCAAGCTTAATGAAAAAGAAGTGCCACTTTTTTTAGAGGATGGTGAGTTCGTTGTTTACCCAACCACCAATGGAACTCTCGAGGTGGAGTTTTTAACTCCGGAACTAACGTCAAAAGAGGGTAGAGTCTGGACTGTGCACCTTCCATTCAATTATTCTGCAGAGGTAATACTTCCAGAAGATTCAGTGATAGTCGGGTTGTCTGGAATACCACTCAGCATAAGCGAGAATTCCATAAAGATGCCCCCTGGAGAACAGTATATAAACTACGTATTTCCTCACAAAGAGGAAGTCATTACGATAACTGAAACTAACACCCAGGTTGTGACGGAAACAAATTGGGGAAGTGTCTTGTTGGCCTTTGTAGGTGGAGTTGCAATAGGAGCATCACCAATTTTATTTAGTAAGAAAAAGCGCGTAAAGACCATAGCCACAGGCGAGATATCTATTGAGGAACTTTCCGAGAAATTCAATCTTAATGAGGATGAGAAGAGCGTAATTCTATACCTCTCCGACAGAGGAGGAAGGGCAAAACAGGCCGAAATAAGGAATGATTTAGGGTTGCCAAGGACTACAGCTTGGAGGCTGCTAAAAGACTAG